One Microbacterium keratanolyticum DNA window includes the following coding sequences:
- the leuA gene encoding 2-isopropylmalate synthase gives MKNTQRPSAMPVHKYRPYHEQLRVDLPDRTWPDARITEAPRWCAVDLRDGNQALIDPMSPERKRVMFDLLVSMGYKEIEVGFPSASQTDFDFVRHLIDDNVIPDDVTIQVLTQAREHLIARTYEAIAGAKQAIVHLYNSTSVLQRDVVFRTDKQGIIDIALEGARLCREFEKRIPETQVFYEYSPESYTGTELEFAADICNQVIEVFEPTPDRKVIINLPSTVEMSSPNVYADSIEWMSRHLNHRENIIISLHPHNDRGTAIAAAELGYMAGADRIEGCLFGNGERTGNVDLVALGINMFTQGIDPQIDFSDIDQVKRTVEYCNQLPVPERSPWAGDLVFTAFSGSHQDAIKKGFEAMAATAAEKGVTVDEIEWAVPYLPVDPKDLGRSYEAVIRVNSQSGKGGVAYLLKTDHAIDLPRKLQIEFSGVVQAKTDAEGGEVTSEQIWNIFTDEYLPADDADARWGRFELLGTETRSDMSGAVSLDVVLRDDDERQTASAQGNGPVAAFVEILRGQGFDITVYDYVEHALSSGGDAQAAAYVELQVGDQRLWGVGIDSDISTASLKAIVSGVNRSIRSRDRELASV, from the coding sequence ATGAAGAACACTCAGCGCCCCTCCGCGATGCCGGTCCACAAGTACCGTCCGTATCACGAGCAGCTTCGCGTCGACCTGCCGGATCGCACCTGGCCCGATGCCCGAATCACCGAGGCACCCCGCTGGTGTGCGGTTGACCTGCGCGACGGCAATCAGGCCCTGATCGACCCGATGTCGCCCGAGCGCAAGCGCGTGATGTTCGACCTGCTGGTGAGCATGGGCTACAAGGAGATCGAGGTCGGCTTCCCTTCGGCGAGCCAGACGGACTTCGACTTCGTCCGCCACCTGATCGACGACAACGTCATCCCCGACGACGTGACGATCCAGGTGCTGACGCAGGCACGCGAGCATCTGATCGCGCGTACCTACGAGGCGATCGCCGGCGCGAAGCAGGCCATCGTTCATCTGTACAACTCGACGAGCGTGCTGCAGCGCGATGTGGTCTTCCGCACCGACAAGCAGGGCATCATCGACATCGCGCTGGAAGGTGCCCGCCTGTGTCGGGAGTTCGAGAAGCGCATCCCCGAGACGCAGGTCTTCTACGAGTACTCGCCCGAGAGTTACACGGGTACAGAGCTCGAGTTCGCGGCAGACATCTGCAACCAGGTGATCGAGGTCTTCGAGCCGACCCCCGACCGCAAGGTCATCATCAACCTGCCTTCCACGGTCGAGATGTCCTCGCCGAACGTCTACGCCGACTCCATCGAGTGGATGAGCCGTCACCTGAACCACCGCGAGAACATCATCATCTCGCTGCACCCGCACAACGACCGGGGCACGGCGATCGCTGCGGCCGAACTCGGATACATGGCAGGCGCGGACCGCATTGAAGGATGCCTGTTCGGCAACGGCGAGCGCACCGGCAACGTCGACCTGGTCGCGCTGGGAATCAACATGTTCACGCAGGGCATCGACCCCCAGATCGACTTCAGCGACATCGATCAGGTCAAGCGCACCGTCGAGTACTGCAATCAGCTGCCGGTGCCGGAGCGCAGCCCCTGGGCGGGTGACCTGGTCTTCACCGCGTTCAGCGGGTCGCACCAGGACGCGATCAAGAAGGGCTTCGAGGCCATGGCGGCGACTGCGGCCGAGAAGGGCGTCACGGTCGACGAGATCGAGTGGGCCGTGCCGTATCTGCCCGTTGATCCGAAGGATCTGGGGCGCTCGTACGAGGCCGTCATCCGTGTGAACTCGCAGTCCGGAAAGGGCGGGGTGGCCTATCTGCTGAAGACGGACCACGCGATCGACCTTCCGCGCAAGCTGCAGATCGAGTTCTCCGGTGTCGTCCAGGCGAAGACCGATGCCGAGGGTGGCGAGGTCACGAGCGAGCAGATCTGGAACATCTTCACGGATGAGTACCTGCCGGCAGATGACGCGGACGCCCGCTGGGGTCGTTTCGAACTGTTGGGCACAGAGACGCGCAGCGACATGTCCGGTGCGGTGTCGCTCGATGTCGTGTTGCGTGACGACGACGAACGGCAGACGGCCTCGGCTCAGGGCAACGGCCCGGTGGCAGCTTTCGTCGAGATCCTGCGCGGCCAGGGCTTCGACATCACCGTCTACGACTATGTGGAGCACGCCCTCAGCTCGGGTGGCGACGCGCAGGCCGCCGCGTACGTCGAGCTGCAGGTCGGTGACCAGCGTCTCTGGGGCGTTGGCATCGACAGTGACATCTCGACGGCCTCGCTCAAGGCGATCGTTTCGGGCGTGAACCGCTCGATCCGCAGCCGAGACCGCGAGTTGGCGTCGGTCTGA
- a CDS encoding trimeric intracellular cation channel family protein, with amino-acid sequence MTEPLFTIPLWADLLGVGLGGVQGAMFASGFQGQRRLDLLGVAIIGILIGMGGGLIRDLMLGLPPATLQSNWYLLTATGAAIIGMLLAGLLNRANGVIVGLDAIVIGMFGAFGTSKAIGLGVPPVPAVFIGVCAAVGGSILRDVIMGLPVAIMHVGSLYAVAAAAGSIVIVSAYALGLDLVIAGIVGIVVTAVIRVLAVIFDLSLPEQRRLYRRKVAAETGMIPIIKP; translated from the coding sequence GTGACTGAACCGCTCTTCACGATTCCGCTCTGGGCAGACCTCCTGGGCGTCGGCCTCGGTGGCGTACAGGGTGCGATGTTCGCCTCCGGTTTCCAGGGGCAACGGCGACTCGACCTGTTGGGGGTCGCGATCATAGGCATCCTGATCGGCATGGGCGGTGGTCTCATCCGCGACCTCATGCTGGGGCTTCCCCCCGCGACGCTGCAGAGCAACTGGTACCTGCTCACGGCGACCGGCGCCGCCATCATCGGCATGCTCCTGGCAGGACTGCTCAACCGCGCCAACGGAGTGATCGTCGGTCTGGACGCCATCGTGATCGGCATGTTCGGCGCATTCGGCACCAGCAAGGCCATCGGGCTGGGTGTCCCTCCGGTGCCCGCCGTGTTCATCGGCGTCTGCGCTGCCGTCGGCGGCAGCATCCTGCGCGATGTGATCATGGGTCTTCCCGTGGCGATCATGCACGTCGGCTCGCTCTACGCCGTCGCGGCAGCCGCGGGAAGCATCGTGATCGTCAGCGCTTACGCGCTGGGCCTTGATCTCGTCATCGCCGGCATCGTCGGCATCGTCGTGACCGCCGTCATTCGCGTCCTGGCCGTGATCTTCGATCTCTCACTGCCGGAGCAGCGCCGTCTATACCGCCGCAAGGTCGCCGCGGAGACGGGGATGATACCGATCATCAAGCCGTGA
- the recO gene encoding DNA repair protein RecO → MPTYRDEAVILRTHKLGEADRIVTMLSRRHGKIRAVAKGVRRTSSKFGSRLEPFMVADVQLYQGRSLDIVQQAESLGAYGADIVVHYDRFTSANAMVETADRMSDAEATPEQYLLLVGGLRALARGEHAARSILDSYLLRVMALSGWAPALGDCARCARTGPHPMFVAQLGGTVCTDCAPAGSARIKPATLSLLHALVAGDWQSVDGASPTEHAAASGLVSAYAQWHMERGIRSLAHVEGTL, encoded by the coding sequence ATGCCCACATACCGTGACGAAGCAGTGATCCTGCGCACCCACAAGCTGGGTGAAGCCGATCGCATCGTCACCATGCTCTCGCGACGGCACGGCAAGATCCGTGCGGTCGCCAAGGGCGTGCGCCGCACATCATCGAAGTTCGGCTCGCGTCTGGAACCCTTCATGGTCGCCGACGTGCAGCTCTACCAGGGGCGCTCGCTCGACATCGTGCAGCAGGCCGAGTCCTTGGGCGCCTACGGCGCCGACATCGTCGTGCACTACGACCGATTCACCTCCGCGAACGCGATGGTCGAGACGGCAGATCGCATGAGCGACGCGGAGGCGACGCCGGAGCAGTACCTGCTCCTCGTGGGTGGTCTGCGAGCGCTTGCGCGCGGCGAGCATGCGGCGCGCAGCATCCTGGATTCCTATCTGCTGCGTGTCATGGCGCTGTCCGGCTGGGCGCCCGCGCTCGGTGACTGTGCTCGATGCGCGCGCACCGGGCCGCATCCGATGTTCGTCGCCCAACTGGGCGGAACGGTGTGCACGGACTGTGCGCCCGCGGGCAGCGCCCGGATCAAACCTGCGACCCTGTCGCTCCTGCATGCACTGGTCGCGGGAGACTGGCAGAGCGTTGATGGTGCGTCGCCGACGGAGCACGCGGCGGCTTCCGGCCTCGTCTCGGCCTACGCGCAATGGCACATGGAGCGCGGCATCCGCTCGCTCGCACACGTGGAAGGAACACTGTGA
- a CDS encoding isoprenyl transferase: MSPKPYTHKDAVAYRPLDWTGVYPPAFPTAGVPEHIAIVMDGNGRWANRRGLNRIEGHKAGEEVLLDVVAGAIQAGVKHLSVYAFSTENWARSPEEVRFLMGYNRDVLHRRRDQLNEWGVRVRWAGRKPRLWGSVIKELQYAEELTRGNDTLTLTMCVNYGGRVELVDAMRAMAEDVKAGRLKPSAITEKQIRKNLYVPDMPDVDLFLRSSGEQRTSNFLLWQSAYAEMVFLDTLWPDFSRSELWRAIGIYLSRDRRFGGAINTPDASA, from the coding sequence GTGAGCCCCAAGCCCTACACGCACAAGGATGCTGTGGCCTATCGCCCCCTTGACTGGACGGGCGTCTACCCACCGGCGTTCCCCACCGCCGGGGTCCCCGAACACATCGCGATCGTCATGGATGGCAACGGGCGCTGGGCGAACCGTCGCGGGCTCAACCGGATCGAAGGACACAAGGCCGGCGAGGAGGTGCTCCTGGACGTCGTCGCTGGCGCCATCCAGGCGGGCGTGAAGCATCTCTCCGTCTATGCGTTCTCGACCGAGAACTGGGCGCGTTCCCCCGAGGAGGTGCGCTTTCTCATGGGCTACAACCGTGACGTGCTCCACCGCCGACGCGATCAGCTCAACGAGTGGGGTGTGCGTGTGCGCTGGGCCGGACGCAAGCCGCGCCTCTGGGGATCGGTCATCAAAGAGCTGCAGTACGCCGAAGAGCTCACGCGGGGCAACGACACCCTCACACTGACGATGTGCGTCAACTACGGCGGGCGCGTCGAACTCGTCGATGCGATGCGTGCGATGGCCGAGGACGTCAAGGCCGGGCGGCTGAAGCCCAGTGCGATCACCGAGAAGCAGATCCGCAAGAACCTCTACGTGCCGGACATGCCGGACGTCGATCTGTTCCTGCGGAGCTCGGGGGAGCAGCGCACCTCCAACTTCCTGCTGTGGCAGTCCGCCTACGCCGAGATGGTTTTCCTCGACACGCTGTGGCCGGACTTCTCCCGGTCGGAGCTGTGGCGGGCGATCGGCATCTACCTGTCGCGCGATCGGCGCTTCGGCGGGGCGATCAACACCCCTGACGCCTCCGCCTGA
- a CDS encoding P-loop NTPase family protein, translating to MLSCDDPLPLTPRRVLIAGVTGSGKTTLAGRIAALWGLEHHEIDALHHGADWTPRPEFLDDVRTFSATDRWVTEWQYTSKGTDEIMTPRAELALWLDYPWHIVRWRLLRRTFLRSVLRTRMYNGNVEKPLWRLFATRDPAENILAWQTKTRRFWTERMPDREEQFPTLTIVRLRHPRETERWLLRQAEASGVLIAPPKRRSRDR from the coding sequence GTGCTCTCCTGCGATGACCCTCTTCCTCTCACCCCGCGGCGCGTGCTCATCGCCGGGGTCACCGGATCAGGAAAGACGACGCTCGCGGGGCGGATCGCCGCTCTCTGGGGTCTGGAGCACCACGAGATCGACGCGCTCCACCACGGGGCCGACTGGACGCCCCGCCCGGAGTTCCTCGACGACGTGCGAACCTTCTCCGCGACGGACCGCTGGGTGACGGAGTGGCAGTACACGAGCAAGGGCACGGACGAGATCATGACACCGCGGGCGGAGCTTGCGCTGTGGCTTGACTATCCGTGGCATATCGTGCGCTGGCGCCTGCTGCGACGCACGTTCCTGCGCAGCGTGCTCCGCACGCGCATGTACAACGGCAACGTCGAGAAACCCCTCTGGCGCCTATTCGCGACACGTGACCCCGCAGAGAACATCCTCGCCTGGCAGACGAAGACGCGCAGGTTCTGGACAGAGCGGATGCCGGATCGCGAGGAGCAGTTCCCCACCCTCACGATCGTCCGCCTCCGGCATCCGCGCGAGACCGAGCGCTGGTTGCTCCGTCAGGCGGAGGCGTCAGGGGTGTTGATCGCCCCGCCGAAGCGCCGATCGCGCGACAGGTAG
- a CDS encoding DsbA family oxidoreductase, producing the protein MTEPISIDIWSDIACPWCYIGKRNLENGLAAVASDEDAPQVSVTFHSFELSPDTPVDFDGDEIDFLAGHKGMPREQVQQMLDNVTGVAAKAGLEYRFDLLQHTNTVKAHELLHHAKAKGLQHEMEERLMSAYFTEGKHVGRVDDLVELAAEVGLDAAETREALESARHLDDVRADQAQARAYGIQGVPFFVIDGQYGISGAQPAEAFENVLRDLWAQRRGAVAASAE; encoded by the coding sequence GTGACTGAACCCATCTCCATCGACATCTGGTCCGACATCGCCTGCCCGTGGTGCTACATCGGCAAGCGCAATCTTGAGAACGGGCTCGCGGCCGTGGCATCCGACGAGGACGCGCCGCAGGTCAGCGTCACCTTCCATTCTTTCGAGCTCTCGCCCGACACCCCCGTCGACTTCGACGGCGACGAGATCGACTTCCTCGCGGGGCACAAGGGCATGCCTCGTGAGCAGGTGCAGCAGATGCTCGACAACGTCACCGGCGTCGCGGCGAAGGCCGGGCTCGAGTACCGCTTCGACCTCCTGCAGCACACGAACACCGTGAAGGCGCACGAGCTCCTGCACCACGCCAAGGCGAAGGGACTGCAGCACGAGATGGAGGAGCGCCTCATGTCGGCGTACTTCACAGAAGGCAAGCACGTCGGTCGCGTCGATGACCTGGTGGAGCTCGCCGCGGAGGTTGGACTCGACGCCGCGGAGACGCGCGAGGCCCTCGAGTCTGCTCGTCACCTCGACGATGTCCGCGCGGACCAGGCGCAGGCTCGTGCCTACGGCATCCAGGGGGTGCCGTTCTTCGTGATCGACGGCCAGTACGGCATCAGCGGTGCGCAGCCCGCGGAAGCGTTCGAGAACGTTCTTCGCGACCTGTGGGCGCAGCGCCGCGGCGCTGTCGCGGCGTCCGCCGAGTAG
- a CDS encoding glutathione peroxidase, whose protein sequence is MSETALRSIPFRDATGAEKTLDDLGADVVLVVNVASRCGLTPQYEQLEQLQREFGDRGFTVVGFPCNQFLGQEPGSVEQILDFCSTTYGVTFPVVDKIKVNGKNATELYKTLKQTPDAAGKTGRVEWNFEKFLVSADGSVQRFRPKTRPDDPAIVTAINAALTR, encoded by the coding sequence ATGAGCGAAACGGCACTGCGCAGCATCCCCTTCCGCGACGCCACGGGCGCGGAGAAGACCCTCGACGATCTCGGAGCGGACGTGGTCCTCGTCGTCAACGTCGCCTCCCGGTGCGGGCTCACGCCGCAGTACGAGCAGCTCGAACAGCTGCAGCGCGAGTTCGGAGACCGCGGATTCACGGTCGTCGGGTTCCCCTGCAACCAGTTCCTCGGTCAGGAGCCGGGGTCGGTCGAGCAAATCCTCGACTTCTGCTCCACGACCTACGGGGTGACTTTCCCGGTCGTCGACAAGATCAAGGTCAACGGCAAGAACGCCACCGAGCTCTACAAGACGCTCAAGCAGACTCCGGATGCCGCCGGCAAGACCGGTCGCGTGGAATGGAACTTCGAGAAGTTCCTAGTGTCGGCAGACGGCTCTGTGCAGCGTTTCCGCCCGAAGACCCGCCCCGACGATCCTGCGATCGTGACGGCGATCAACGCCGCTCTGACCCGCTGA
- the dusB gene encoding tRNA dihydrouridine synthase DusB translates to MTLAPAPARSLRIGPLEIDVPVVLAPMAGITNTAFRRLCREYGAGLYVSEMITSRALVERNEVTMRLIQHHESETPRSIQLFGVDPKTIAEAVRIIVAEDHADHIDLNFGCPVPKVTRKGGGAALPWKSTLFNDIVTQAVKAAGDIPLTVKMRKGIDKNHLTFLDAGRAAEDAGAAAIALHARTASEYYSGHADWNAIGELKEAITSIPVLGNGDIWSADDAVRMMAETGCDGVVVGRGCLGRPWLFGELAAAFDPTATPKDGPLVDATLAFVGAAFRRHAELLVEFFEDEDRGCRDIRKHAAWYFKGYPVGGDLRAQLARVSSLAEIDDLVGQLGDAPYPGSAAEGQRGRAGTPKRTALPDGWLDSREIGADASDMLRGAEVENNGG, encoded by the coding sequence GTGACACTTGCCCCTGCTCCCGCCCGCTCGCTGCGCATCGGTCCTCTCGAGATCGATGTTCCGGTCGTCCTCGCGCCGATGGCCGGCATCACCAACACCGCGTTTCGACGACTGTGCCGTGAGTACGGAGCGGGTCTGTACGTCAGCGAGATGATCACCTCGCGGGCGCTCGTGGAGCGCAACGAGGTCACGATGCGCCTGATCCAGCACCACGAGAGCGAGACACCGCGGTCGATCCAGCTGTTCGGCGTCGATCCGAAGACGATCGCCGAGGCGGTGCGAATCATCGTCGCGGAAGACCACGCCGACCACATCGACCTCAACTTCGGCTGCCCGGTCCCGAAGGTCACCCGCAAGGGCGGGGGAGCAGCGCTGCCGTGGAAGAGCACGCTGTTCAACGACATCGTCACGCAGGCGGTGAAGGCCGCGGGCGACATCCCCCTCACGGTGAAGATGCGCAAGGGCATCGACAAGAACCACCTCACTTTCCTCGACGCCGGTCGTGCGGCTGAAGACGCGGGCGCTGCGGCGATCGCGCTGCACGCACGCACGGCGTCGGAGTACTACTCCGGGCATGCCGACTGGAACGCGATCGGTGAGCTGAAAGAGGCCATCACCTCGATCCCGGTGCTCGGCAACGGCGACATCTGGTCGGCCGACGACGCGGTGCGGATGATGGCCGAGACCGGATGCGACGGCGTCGTCGTCGGACGCGGATGCCTCGGGCGGCCCTGGCTCTTCGGTGAGCTCGCCGCTGCGTTCGATCCGACCGCCACGCCCAAGGACGGCCCCCTCGTCGATGCCACGCTCGCCTTCGTCGGCGCAGCATTCCGTCGGCATGCCGAACTGCTCGTCGAGTTCTTCGAGGACGAGGACCGCGGCTGCCGAGACATCCGCAAGCACGCGGCATGGTACTTCAAGGGATACCCCGTCGGCGGCGATCTCCGTGCGCAGCTCGCGCGCGTCTCGAGTCTCGCCGAGATCGACGACCTCGTCGGCCAGCTCGGCGATGCGCCCTACCCCGGCAGCGCCGCGGAAGGGCAGCGGGGTCGTGCGGGAACCCCGAAGCGCACGGCGCTGCCGGACGGATGGCTGGATTCGCGGGAGATCGGCGCAGATGCGTCCGACATGCTGCGCGGCGCGGAAGTCGAGAATAATGGTGGTTGA